The DNA sequence GTCGGCTCGTCGCCCGTGGCGGCGTCCAGCAGTTCGCGCGTCGGCAGATCGCCCCAGAGCGCGTCACGGAACCCGGTTCCGATGCGCCGTCCGTCCGACAGCACGGGCGCGTCGGCCATGATCCGCGCCGCGTGAGCCGCGGATTCGGCGTGTCCGAGCGCCTGGCGCTGCGCGACCAGGGCCCACTGAGTGACGTGGACGTGGTGGTCCCACAGCCCCGCGATCAGCCAGGCGCCGTCGGCGTCGAGCACGTCACCGCGAGGACGCAGGACGCCGGCCGGAGCGATGTCGATGATCCGGCCGTCCGCGACGAACACATCCACCGGGCCGTCGACCGGCAGGAACTCCCGGCCGGCTCCGGATACCCGGGCGCGGGTGATCGTCCCGACCGTCTGTCCGATCGCCGGCGCGCTCACGGGCGCACCCGCGCTTCCTGCGCGCGACGCATCTCGGCCGCGAGGGCGGGGTTGGCGAACGGACCATCCGCGTTGAGCTCGGCGATCACCGTCTCGACGACCTCGGCGGGCTTGTTCTGACTGAGCTTGCGCTTCGCGACGACCCGCGCGGGAGTGAGCCGGAATCCCACGGTGCCCCGTTCGAGCCGGTCGATGTACGAGGGATCGTTCGGCGGCGCCCACATGAGCCGGGGGTCCGGCATCCGCTCTTCGAAGTGGGCGACGAGATGCTCCAGCACACGAAGATTCTCCTCGGCGGAGAGGAGTTCGGGGACCCCGGCGAGGTGCGCCGAGATGAAGTTCCATGTGGGCACGGCGGCGACGTCGCCGTACCACCCCGGTGAGATGTAGCCGTGGGGTCCCTGTACGACGACGAGCAGTTCCTGCTCTCCCAGCGCATGGATGAGGTCGTCGGGCTTTCCGACGTGCCCGAGGATCGTGAGGTCGTCGCGTTCCGGGTCGAGCACGACGGCGTAGTGGGACGCCACGAGGCCTTCCGGTGTGGAGCTCACGAGCGTGACCCACGGGTTCCGTTCGATCAGAAGGCGCAGCTCCGCGACATCGGCCAGGGCGAAACTCGGGTTCTGACGCATCCCCTCAGCCTAGGCAGTTCACGCCTGGCACCGCGGGCACCAGTAGAGCTTTCGGGCCGCCATCTCCTCCACGACGATCGCCGTGCCGCACACCCGGCACGGCAGTCCCGCCCGGTGGTACACCCAATGCCGGTCATCGCGATGGGCCATCGCCGCGCGATAGGCATCGGGGTCGAGATCGTCCATCGTCATCATCTGGCCGGTCTCGACGCCGATCGCGAGCAGCCGCACCCAGTCGCGCCACAGCTCCCGGACGACCTCTTCGCGGACGTCACGCCCGGGCGTGTGCGGATTCTGACGCGCGCGGAACAGCAGCTCCGCCCGATAGACGTTGCCGATGCCGCTCACGACGGACTGGTCCATCAGCAACTGACCGATCGAGGTCGGCTTGCGGCGTACCACCTCGGTGAAGCGCTCCTCCCCTTCGGCCACGTCGTCCACGAGCGGATCGGGTCCGAGCCGGGCGATCGTCGCGGCGACCTCGCCGGGGGTCTGCAGTTCGCACGCCGTCGGGCCGCGCAGGTCTGCGCACGTGATCTCGGTCAGCAGACGCAACCGCACCTGCCCGACCACGTGCGGGGGCCACTGGTCCGCCTCATCCTGCAGGCCCGTCGTCTGCTCGGACATGCGCACGTGGACGCGGGCGCGCCGAGGTGCGCCGATCGACGTGAGAGAGTTCTCTCCCGCGTCGTCCAGGATCGGGACCTCGAGTGCGGTCCCGCGCTGATTCGTCTGGCCCATGCGCCCGTTGGCCGAGGCGATCGTGGGATCGACCAGCACCTCACCGGCGAAGTCCCAGGCGCCGTACATCCCGAGATGGACCCGCAGCCAGAGATCGTCGTCGAACGCGAGGAACATCTGCTTGCCGACCGCGCGCACCTGCGTCGCCGTGCGCCCGGAGATCACGCTCGCGCCCTCCGCGAATCGTCCCTGCGGACTGGATGCCGCCACTTCGCGACCGACGAAGTTACGGTCGAACTGACGGGCGATGCGATGGACGGAATGCCCCTCCGGCATCAGCCGGCTTCGGGGTCGAACGAGCTGTCGTCGGCAGCGAGGACGTCGGGTGTCCCGGCAGCGGCGCGCGGATCGGGCTCGAGCGATCCGTCCGTCTCGAACGCCGCGATCTGCGCGATGCGGCGCGAGTGCCGCTCCTCCCCCGAGAACGGCGTGGCGATGAAGAGATCGATGAAGGACGCGGCCTCCTCGAACGTGTGCTGGCGGGCGCCGATCGCGATCACATTCGCATCGTTGTGCTCGCGTGCGAGTTCGGCGGTCGCGATGCTCCACGCCAGAGCCGCCCGGATGCCGCGCACCTTGTTCGCAGCGATCTGCTCGCCGTTCCCGGAGCCGCCGAAGACGACGCCGAGCGCCTCGATGCCCGCCTCCTGATCGCGCACGACCGCCTGGGCGGCACGGATGCAGAACGCGGGGTAGTCATCCAGCGGCTCGTACTCGAGAGGACCGTGGTCGACGACCTCGTGGCCCTGTCCGGCGAGGTGATGCTGCAGCTGGGTGGAGAACTCGAGGCCGGCGTGGTCGGTCGCGATGTGGATGCGCATGGCCTTCATTCTAGGGAGGCGCCAGGTGACCCGGTCGACGGCTTCGATCCACCGATATGATGGTTTTATCATGTCGTTAACCCTTGATCAGCGTCCGCTCTACGAGGTCAAAGCCGGGCTGTTCAAGGGGCTGTCGCATCCGCTGCGCATCCGCATCCTCGAGCTTCTGTCGCTGAGTCCGGAAAGATCCGTCGCGCAGCTCCAGACCGAGACGGGTCTGGAGGCGTCCCACCTGTCGCAGCATCTGTCGGTGCTGCGACGTCATCGCCTCGTCCTCTCGGAGCGCCGGGCGAGCAGCGTCTACTACCGGCTCGCCTACCCAGAGGTGGCGGAACTGCTGACGATCGCCCGCCGCCTGCTGCTGCTCATGGTGACCGCCGACGGCGAACGCATCGCCGACGCAGCCTCCTTGCCCGCGCTCGGACCGACGGAGTGACCCGGGCCGGGCAGTACCTGCGCGCCCTCCTGCCCGCGCGGGGCGACTATCAGGCAGTGCGCCGAACCTGGCGTGGGGACCTGCTCGCCGGTCTCACCGTCGGCATCGTCGCGCTGCCGCTGGCCCTCGGGTTCGGCATCGCCTCCGGCGCCGGCGCTGCCGCCGGCCTCATCACCGCGATCGTTGCCGGCGTCATCGCGGCGGTGTTCGGCGGATCCCACGTGCAGGTCTCGGGGCCGACCGGGGCGATGGTGGTCGTGCTGGCGCCCATCGTCGCCGCCCACGGCGTGGGTGCCGTCGCCATCGTGAGCGTGCTCGCCGGCATCATGGTGCTCATCGCCGGGGCCGCCAGACTCGGCCGCGCCGTGTCCTTCATTCCGTGGCCGGTGATCGAGGGGTTCACGCTCGGTATCGCCGTCATCATCTTCCTGCAGCAGATCCCCGCACTCACCGGCGCCGACGTCGACGGCATCCTGCATTCGAACGTGGTCGTGACCGCCCTGTCCTCGCTCGCCGGGGCCGACCCGCGCTATCTCGCGTGGTCGCTCGCCGCCGTCGCGGTGGTCGCTGCGTGCATGTCCCTGCTGCCCCTCTGGCATCACGCCATTCCGGGTTCGCTGGTGGGCATCGTCATCGTCACCGTGCTCGCGCTCATCCTTCCCTCGCCGCTCGCGGTGATCGGCGGGCTGCCGACGGGACTGCCCGCGCCCGGCCTGCCGACGTTCTCGATCGACACGCTGGCCCGGCTCCTGCTTCCCGCGGTCGCCGTCGCCGCCCTCGCCGCGATCGAGTCGCTGCTGTCCGCTCGGGTCGCGGCGTCGCTCGCCGACACCGGTCCGTATGACCCCGACCGCGAGCTGGTCGGACAGGGACTCGCCTCGATCGGCGCAGGCCTGTTCGGCGGCATCCCGGCCACCGGCGCGATCGCGCGGACCGCGGTGAACGTGCGCGCGGGCGCCAAGACCCGGCTCGCCGCGATCTTCCACGCCCTCGTCCTGCTGCTGGTCGTGCTCGTGGCGGCGGGACCGGTCGGCGCCATTCCGCTCGCCGCGCTCTCGGGTGTCCTCATGGTCACCGCCGTGCGGATGGTGCACCTGGCCACCGCCCGCTCGATCCTGCGCTCCACGCGCGCGGACGCGATCGCATACCTCCTCACGGCGGTCGTCACCGTCTCGGTGGACCTGATCGTCGCGGTCGTCATCGGGATGGCGGTGGCCGGCATCTTCGCGATCCGGGGACTGTCGCGTGCTACCGGGGTGCATCGCGAGCCCATCGACGGACCGGCCGAGCCGGGTGATGACCGGATCGCGGTCGTCCGGCTGGATGGCCCGCTGTTCTTCGCGGCGGCGGACCGCGTCCTGGCGACGGTCACGTCGCTGCACGGCGTGACGGTGGTCATCCTGCGCATGTCTCACCTCGAGCTGGTCGACGCGACCGGTGCGCACGTGCTCTCCGAGATCGTCCAGCAGCTGGAGCGCCGCGGCGTGACGGTCCTGATCAAGGGCGTGCGCGAAGGTCATGTGGAGCTGTTCAGGACCGTCGGTGTGCTCAGCTCCCTGCGCCACAGCAAGCACCTCTTCGCGGAGCTCGCACCGGCGGTCGCCCATGCCCGTAGCCACATCGTCCGCGCGCCGGTGCCGCCGGCGCCCGATGACGACACCGGGTCCGCCGCGCGGGCCTGACGTAGGCTGGGGAGGTTGCCAGCGTCGGCCACCCGCCGGTCTCGCGATATCCGAACCCCCTACACGACCCCGTAGAACCTGGGAGTAGCAGTGCCTGGAGAGAACCTCACCCGCATCGAGGCGCAGGAGCGCCGCGCGATCGTCGACACCCACTCCTACGAGGTGGGACTCGATCTCACGAGGGGCGCCGAGATCTTCGGGTCGCGCACCGTCGTGCGATTCTCGGCCACGGAAGGCGCGGACACGTTCATCGATCTGATCGCCCGCGAGGTGCAGTCGATCACGCTCAACGGCCGCGACGTGCCGGTGAGCGCGTTCGCCGACTCGCGCATCGCGCTGGAGGGACTCCAGCGCGAGAACGAGCTCGTCGTGGAGGCCGACTGCCTCTACACGAACACCGGTGAGGGCCTGCACCGCTTCGTCGACCCGGTCGACGGCGAGGTGTACCTGTACTCGCAGTTCGAAGTGCCGGACTCCCGGCGCGTCTTCGCGGTCTTCGAGCAGCCCGACCTGAAGGCGACCTTCGCGTTCACCGTGACCGCTCCGGAGCCCTGGAAGGTCATCTCCAACTCGCCGACCCCCGAGCCGAAGAAGCACGGCGACGGCCGCGCGACGTGGGTCTTCGAACCGACGCCGCGGATCTCGTCGTACATCACGGCGATCGTCGCGGGACCCTACGAGGAGGTCCGCTCCGAGCTGACCAGTGCGTCAGGTCGCGTGATCCCGCTCGGCGTCTACGGCCGCAAGAGCCTCTGGCAGCACCTGGACGCCGACTACATCTTCGACAAGACGCGCGAAGGATTCGCGTACTACGAGGAGAAGTTCGACTACCCCTATCCGTTCGCGAAGTACGACCAGCTGTTCGTCCCCGAATTCAACGCCGGAGCGATGGAGAACGCCGGCGCGGTGACCTTCACCGAGACGTACGTCTTCCGCAGCAAGGTGACCGACGCCGTCAAGGAGCGCCGCGTCGTCACGATCCTGCACGAACTCGCCCACATGTGGTTCGGCGACCTGGTCACCATGAAGTGGTGGAACGGACTCTGGCTGAACGAGTCCTTCGCCGAGTGGGCCTCCACGATCGCGACGGCCGAGGCCACGGAGTGGACCGAGGCCTGGACGACGTTCAACGCGATGGAGAAGACCTGGGCGTACCGCCAGGATCAGCTTCCCTCGACCCACCCCGTCGTCGCCGAGATCAACGACCTCGAAGACGTGCAGGTGAACTTCGACGGGATCACGTACGCCAAGGGCGGATCGGTCCTCAAGCAGCTCGCCGCGTGGGTGGGCATCGAGCAGTTCTTCGCGGGCGTCGCCGCCTACTTCAAGAAGAACGAGTGGAGCAACACCGAGCTGTCCGACCTCCTGACCGAGCTCGAGACCACGAGCGGGCGGGAGCTCGGGACGTGGGCCAAGAAGTGGCTCGAGACGGCGGGGGTCAACACCCTCGCGCCAGTGATCTCCGAGGACGCCGACGGGGTGATCACGCGCTTCGCGATCACCCAGACCGCGCCCGCCGACTACCCGACGATCCGTCCGCACCGTCTGGGCGTGGGCTTCTACAACGTGACCGACGGCGCCCTCGAGCGCGTCCACCACGTCGAGCTCGACGTCGACGGCGACCTCACCGAGGTGCCGGAGCTCAAGGGACAGCGCCGGCCCGATCTCGTCCTGCTCAACGACGAAGATCTCGCGTACGCCAAGATCCGCCTGGACGAGCGGTCTCTGCGCACCGCGATCGAGCACCTCGGGGGCATCGCAGACCCTCTCGCTCGCTCGCTCGTGTGGGGCGCCGCGTGGGATCAGACCCGGGATGCCGAATCCTCGCCGTCGGACTACGTCGACCTCGTGCTGCGCAACATCGGACGCGAGACGGAGTCGACCACCGTCCGCACCACGCTCGCCCAGCTGCAGCTGGCGGCGAACTCGTACGTCGCGCCGGAGAAGCGCGAGTCCACGCGCGCGAAGGTCGCGGACGGGCTCTGGCAGCTCGCCGAAGGGGCCGAGGCCGGAAGCGACAGCCAGCTCCAGTTCGTGACCGCCTTCGCGACGGCGGCCTCCACTCCCGCGCACTGGGACACCGTGCAGGCACTTCGCGACGGTTCGCAGACCCTGCCGGGACTGGAGATCGACACCGACCTGGCGTGGCAGCTGCTGATCTCACTGGCAGCAGGCGGCCGGGCTGATGCCGCCGCGATCGATGAGGCGCTGGCCGATGACAACACCGCCAAGGGCGGCGAGTTCGCCGCGCAGGCGAAGGCCTCGATCCCGTCCGCGGAGGCCAAGCGCGCCGCGTGGGACTCGCTGATCGCGAAGGACGACAAGCCCAACACGATCGTGCGCTCCACGGCACTCGGCTTCCAGCATCCGGCCGGCGTCGAACAGCTGCGCGACTTCGTGGCGTCCTACTTCGACATGCTGCTGCCGATCTGGAACTCGCGCTCGTACCAGATCGCGCAGTACATCATCGTCGGGCTGTACCCGGCTCCTCTGGCGAACCGCGAGCTGCAGGACGCCACGCGCGCGTGGCTGCGCGCCAACCCGGACGCCGCGCCGGCACTCCGCCGCCTCGTGGATGAGAACCTCGCCGGTGTCGAGCGGGCTCTTGCGGTCCAGGACCGCGACGCCTCGTAATCGATCGACCGTCATCGGATGCCTCGGCGCCGCATTCAGCGGGCGCCGAGGCATCCGTCGTTAGGCTGGATCCGATGATCTCGATCTGGACGGAAACCGGCCCTGCCCTCATCGATCCCGCCTTCTGGGCGCCGATCGGAGTGTTCTTCCTCGAAGCCGGAATGAATCTGCTGCGCGTGCTCGGCATCCTCATCGGCGCCCTCGTCGTCGGGTGGATCCTTCGATTGGTCATTCGCCGCGTCGTCAACCGGATCGTCAACGGAGCGAAGGACAAGGCGAACGTCGACGACACCCAGGCGCTCGAGCGGTCCCCGCTCGCGTCGATCCGGCTCGTTCAGCGCACGCGGACGCTCGGGTCGATCCTGCAGAACGTCGTGAACGTGGCGATCGTCATCGTCACGATGCTGTTGATCGTCACTCTGCTCGCCCCGGATGCGCTGGGTTCCCTCACGCTCCTCACCGCGGCGGTGGGCGCCGGTCTGGGATTCGGCGCGCAGAACATCGTCAAGGACGTCCTGAACGGAATCTTCATCGTCGCGGAGGATCAGGTCGGCATCGGCGACGTCGTGGATCTGGGGCTCGCGACCGGGATCGTCGAGTACGTCAGCGTCCGGATCACCACCGTCCGCGACGTCAACGGCACGCTCTGGTACGTCCGCAACGGCGAGATCACCCGCATCGGCAACATGTCGATGGGCTGGTCCCGGGTCATCGTCGATCTGGCTCTGCCGGTGGACACCGACGTCGACGAGGTCGAAGCCGCCATGATGGAGACGATGAAGGAGCTCGCGAAAGATCCGAAGTGGCGGACGCGCATCATCGAGAAGCCCGAAGTCTGGGGCCTCGAGTCGATCTCGGGAGACGCACTCGTCATCCGCCTCGTGATGAAGACGCGAACCAACGCGAAGGACGACGTCGCCCGAGAACTGCGGATGCGGGTCATGAAGGCCATCGACACGATGGGGCTCACCCTTCCGCAGCTCAACTCGATCGTGCTCACCGGCCCCGAGGGTGCGCAGCGGGTGCGCGGCGCGAACCCGCCCCGGACGAAGCCCACGACGGCCGTCACGGCGCCCCCGCCGCCCGAGCGCCCCATCTGGCGGCCCAAGCGCACGCCGAAGTCCCCTCCGGAGAACCCCGAGGGCTCGGCGTGACGCTCTCGTTCTACGACGAAGTCGGAGGACACGAGACCTTCGCGAGGCTCGTGAACGCGTTCTACCGCGGTGTCGCGACCGACGATGTGCTGCGTCAGATGTACCCCGAGGAGGATCTCGGACCGGCGGCGGAGCGATTGACGCTGTTCCTCGAGCAGTACTGGGGCGGACCCACGACCTACAGCGCGCAGCGCGGACATCCTCGTCTGCGCATGCGGCACGCCGCGTTCCACGTCAATCCCGACGCCCGCGACCGCTGGCTCCAGCACATGCGCGCCGCCGTCGACGAGCTCGACCTCCCACCGCTGCAGGAGGCGACACTGTGGGACTACCTGCAGCGCGCCGCATTCGCGATGGTGAACACGTTCGAACCCACGCCCTGACCGTCCGTCGACGAAGGAGTCGCCCATGTCCTCAGGTACGCACCACACCACGGATCTCCTCGTGATCGGATGGGGGCTCGCCGGTCTCGTCGCCGCCTCCGAGGCCGTCGCGGCGGGGCGGACGGTCACGATCGTCGACCAGGAGCCGCGGACGAACCTCGGCGGCCAGGCGTGGTGGTCGTTCGGCGGTCTGTTCTTCATCGACTCCCCCGAGCAGCGCCGCATGGGAATCCGGGACTCGATCGATCTCGCCCGCCAGGACTGGTTCGCCACTGCGGGGTTCGACCGCGAGGAGGACGCGTGGCCGCGGCGCTGGGCCGAGGCCTACCTTCACTTCGCCCACGAGGAGAAGCGCTCATGGCTGCGCCAGAAGGGCGTCGGCTTCTTCCCGGTCGTGGGCTGGGCCGAGCGCGGCGGATACACCGCGACCGGCCCGGGCAACTCCGTCCCGCGCTTTCACATCACGTGGGGAACGGGGCCGGGGATCGTGGCGCCCTTCGTCGCCGCGGTCGAGGAGGCGGAGACCCGGGGAACGCTGACGATCCTGCCGCGCCACCGCGTGACGGCGCTCAGCTCCGCGGACGGGCGAGTCATCGGGGCCACCGGCGACGTGCTCGCCCCGTCCGGTGCCGTCCGGGGCGCGGCGTCCGCCCGCGAACCGATCGGGCAGTTCGAGGTCACTGCGGGCGCGACGATCGTCTCATCGGGTGGTATCGGCGGCAATCACGACCTCGTCCGTCGTCAGTGGCCCGCTCGGCTGGGCGAGCCTCCTGCGTCGATGATCGCGGGGGTTCCCGAGTATGTCGACGGTTCCATGCTGGCCCTCGGCGAGAATGCCGGCGCCAGACTCATCAACGGCGACCGCATGTGGCACTACGTCGAGGGCGTCCGCAACTGGGATCCGGTGTGGCCGCAGCACGGCATCCGCATCCTGCCGGGTCCGTCGTCGGTGTGGCTCGATGCGACCGGCCGACGCCTTCCCGTCCCCCTGTTCCCCGGATTCGACACGCTCGGCACCTTGGAGCACCTGCGCACCACCGGGTACGACCATTCCTGGTTCGTGCTGTCGCGGCAGATCATCGAGAAGGAGTTCACCCTCTCCGGCAGCGAGCAGAACCCCGACCTCACCGGACGCGACATCCCGCTCCTGGTGAAGTCACGACTGGGCAGAGGGGCTGCAGCACCCGTTCAGGCCTTCATGGACAACGGAGAGGACTTCATCGTCCGTGATGACCTGCATGACCTCATCACTGCGATGCGCGCCGCACCGGGAGGGGACGCGTTGGACGCCGATCGGGTTCGCCTCGAGATCGAGGCACGCGACCGTGAGATCGACAACGACTTCACGAAGGACGCGCAGATCGCGATGCTGCGCTCCGCCCGCGCCTACCGCGGCGACCGGCTCGTGCGCACCGCCGACCCGCACCGGATCCTCGACCCCAAGGCCGGACCTCTCATCGCGGTCAAGCTCCACATCGTCACCCGGAAGTCGCTCGGCGGCATCGAGACGGACCTGGACGGGCGGGCGCTGGGCGTCGACGGCCGGCCGGTCCCCGGGCTCTACGCCGCCGGTGAGGCGAGCGGGTTCGGCGGCGGGGGCGTGCATGGGTACCGCGCGCTCGAGGGGACGTTCCTCGGCGGGTGCCTGTTCTCGGGCCGAGCGGCAGGACGTGCGGCAGCGACTGCGGTCTAAACGACCGGCGCGCCGGTCGACCGCACGGCGGTGAGGCCGGTGCGTGCCGGTCCCCTCACCACGACGTGTCCGCGAACGAGGGACAGCCTCGTCCAGGCCCCTGCTTCGCGCACGGCCGCTTGTTCCTCGCCGACGATGAAGCCCAGCACGAAGGCGGCGAAGGCCGCGCCGAGCGGTATCCCCCCCAAGGCCTCGTCCGGGGCGCCCCAGACGGCCGCGCGCACCGCGCGGACGGCATCCTCCCCCGAATCCTGCGGCAGCGCCTCGGCGACTGCGGCGATCCCCCACTGGGCGCGGGAGGCGAGGACGGATGCCGGCACCTCGGCGATCTCCGTCCACCCGGCTCGCGGCGGGGTGACACCCGCCCAGGACGGTGACAGCGCCGTGTCGGGAAGGACGAGGTGTGCCGCATCGTCATCCGCGGGCTGCAGACTCCCCGCCGACACCACCAGATCGCACACGAGCTCGGGGTCCACCGGCAGCGCGCGCATCGCCAGCACCGTGGGGGTCGCATCGAACAGCCCTCTCGGAGCGAGCGGAGCCGCCGTCATCAGGAGCGTGCCGCCCGAAGCCTGCAGGCGCACGGCTTCATCGCCGAGGCGTGCCGTCCGGCCCGCGAAAGTCAGGGCGTCCGCGGCCGCCGCGGCGTCCGTGAAGATCAGGCGCGACGACATCCGCCTAAGCTACAACACTGTGATCGACGCCCCGCACACCACCCCCGCCGCCGACGACTACTCCCCCGATCCCGACCCGGTCGCCTCGATGCTCGCGGTGCTGGATCTGTCGCAGTCCGGTGCGCGCACGACCGAGGACATCTTCACCGGGGTGTCCCAGTCGATGCCTCTCGGGCGTGTGTACGGCGGCCAGGTGCTCGCCCAATCCATCGTCGCCGCGGAGCGGACGATCCCGGACGGAAGATCCGTGCATTCGATGCACGGATACTTCCTGCGCCCCGGCGACGCATCCCAGGGCATCACATTCTCCGTCGACCGCATCCACGACGGCCGTTCGTTCTCCACACGTCGCACCCAGGCGTTCCAGCAGGGCGTGCCGATCTTCTCCATGATCGCTTCCTTCCAGGACGAGGACCCCGGGATCGAGCACCAGGCGGAGATGCCGGCAGGGCTCCCCGCTCCCGAGGACCTACCCGACCTGGAGGACCACCTCGCCGGCCTCCACCCGGTCTCCAAGAGACTGTTCACCGACCGGCCGCTTGATCTTCGTCACGTGCCCTCGCCGATCTATCTGTCGGTGCAGGGCGAGCGCGTGCCCCGGCAGGCCGTCTGGATGCGCACGCGGCGCGAGATCCCCGACGACCCGGCGACGCACCGCGCGGCACTCGCCTACCTCAGCGACATGACGATCCAGGAGTCGATCCTGCGCGCACACGGCGTGGCGTGGGCGACGCCCGGGCTCAAGGTCGCGAGTCTCGATCACGCGATGTGGTGGCACCGTCCCGGTCGCGTGGACGAATGGATGCTCTACGTTCAGGAGTCCCCGAACGCTCGCGGCGGACGAGGATTGGCGACAGGGCGGATCTTCAGCCGCGACGGCGTTCTCGTGGCCAGCGTCGCGCAGGAGATCATGATCCGGCTCCCCGAGGCGCCGCGCGAGTGAGGACCTTCAGCGCCGGTGGGCGTACTCCACCGGCGCGCCGAGGAACGGTTCCCACGCGGAGCGCTGTTCGTCGGTGAGGCGAACCGGTCTTCCGGTGGTCGCATCCACCATGACGACGACGGCCGATGCACGCGCGTACAGCTCTTGCGTCGCACCGGAGGCAGGGCTGAAGACCTCGTAGCAGACTTCGATGCTCGAGCCGCCGATCTTGCCGAACCACAGCTGAGCGTCGAGCGGGTTCCTCTGGTACGGCACGGGGCGGAGGTACTCGATCTCCTGCCGGGCGATGAGCGTCAGCGTGCCGGCGTCGATGCCGGAGTCGAGCACGGCCGTCGGCGGCGCGGCCTCGTCCGCTCCGGGTCGCCAGAAGGCGCGCACGCGCACCTCTTCGAGGAGCTTGAGCATCGAGGCGTTGTTGACGTGATTGAAGGCGTCCAGATCACCCCACCGCAAGTGGATGGGGATGTGGAGTCGGCGACCGTCCGCGGTCGCCGACACCACGAACTCCTCGTCAGTCACGCGTGAGCTTGCGGTACGTGGAGCGATGCGGGTTGGCCGCGTCCGCGCCGAGACGCTCGATCTTGTTCTCCTCGTACGCCTCGAAGTTGCCCTCGAACCAATACCAGTTGTCGGGGTCGTCGGCGGTGCCCTCGTACGCCAGGATGTGCGTGGCGATGCGGTCGAGGAACCACCGGTCGTGAGTGATGACGACCGCGCATCCGGGGAACTCGAGCAGCGCGTTCTCCAGGCTGCCGAGCGTCTCGACGTCCAGGTCGTTGGTGGGCTCGTCCAGGAGGAGGAGGTTTCCGCCCTGCTTGAGGGTGAGGGCGAGGTTCAGCCTGTTGCGCTCACCACCGGAGAGGACGCCCGCCTTCTTCTGCTGGTCGGGACCCTTGAAGCCGAACTGCGAGACGTACGCGCGGGACGGGATCTCGACCTTGCCGACCTGGATCCAGTCCAGACCGTCGCTGACGACCTCCCACAGGGTCTTGTTCGGGTCGATCCCGCCGCGACTCTGGTCGACGTACGAGATGTCGACGGTCTCACCGACCTTCAGCTCGCCGCCGTCGAGCGGTTCGAGACCCACGATCGTCTTGAAGAGCGTCGTCTTGCCGACGCCGTTCGGGCCGATGATGCCGACGATGCCGTTGCGCGGGAGGCTGAAGCTCAGCCCGTCGATCAGGCTGCGGCCGTCGAAGCCCTTCTGGAGCTTCTTGGCCTCGAGCACCACCTGTCCCAGCCGCGGACCCGGCGGGATGACGATCTCGTCGAAGTCCAGCTTCCTGGTGCGATCCGCCTCTGCGGCCATCTCCTCGTAGCGGGCCAGGCGCGACTTCGACTTCGTCTGACGGCCCTTCGCGTTGCTGCGCACCCACTCGAGCTCGCTCGCAAGACGCTTGGCGAGCTTGGCGTCCTTCTTGCCCTGAACCTGGAGACGCTCCTGCTTCTTCTCCAGGTAGGTCGAGTAGTTGCCCTCGTACGG is a window from the Microbacterium lacus genome containing:
- a CDS encoding acyl-CoA thioesterase, which translates into the protein MTDEEFVVSATADGRRLHIPIHLRWGDLDAFNHVNNASMLKLLEEVRVRAFWRPGADEAAPPTAVLDSGIDAGTLTLIARQEIEYLRPVPYQRNPLDAQLWFGKIGGSSIEVCYEVFSPASGATQELYARASAVVVMVDATTGRPVRLTDEQRSAWEPFLGAPVEYAHRR
- the ettA gene encoding energy-dependent translational throttle protein EttA produces the protein MAEYIYSMVRARKAVGDKVILDDVTMAFLPGAKIGVVGPNGAGKSTILKIMAGMDTPSNGEAKLSPGYSVGILMQEPELDEDKTVLENVQQGVGPIKQQLDRFNEISGLMADPDADFDTLLAEMGTLQEAIDAADAWDLDSQLEQAMDALRTPPSEAIVANLSGGEKRRVALCKLLLQKPDLLLLDEPTNHLDAESVLWLEQHLAKYPGAVLAVTHDRYFLDHVAEWICEVDRGRLYPYEGNYSTYLEKKQERLQVQGKKDAKLAKRLASELEWVRSNAKGRQTKSKSRLARYEEMAAEADRTRKLDFDEIVIPPGPRLGQVVLEAKKLQKGFDGRSLIDGLSFSLPRNGIVGIIGPNGVGKTTLFKTIVGLEPLDGGELKVGETVDISYVDQSRGGIDPNKTLWEVVSDGLDWIQVGKVEIPSRAYVSQFGFKGPDQQKKAGVLSGGERNRLNLALTLKQGGNLLLLDEPTNDLDVETLGSLENALLEFPGCAVVITHDRWFLDRIATHILAYEGTADDPDNWYWFEGNFEAYEENKIERLGADAANPHRSTYRKLTRD